A window of Bombyx mori chromosome 2, ASM3026992v2 contains these coding sequences:
- the LOC134200016 gene encoding uncharacterized protein LOC134200016 encodes MFLVILFLISGKVIVGGEDSDESKYIDLLPEEEKENFLQRIAKRILEENNVANAEAKVSGELHDEQLEQHDDFVNKILKEETTNARRDEADDQDDGFKVKPLERERRSDFNEEVVSGNVADTNVDGNIELYDGSKNHTVSEEKDTDSKESEIILIKPLPEEDIASTDTVNYNYDETNQTTATDDMLSTTYGTPIKITEKPEIFLNETHIFLKARLDSNLTVEISQDKNLTYPINIIEATTNDFRNPTITDEGVEVIAQDTPTNIDTNNTVTEASVSQSDNNYSSILVNKTDSIVLSTTTNSTANDSEITTNNNIEYKNNLNVKNNVERSRVSLSFSKDNKVLNDDMKTKKENSDADNNNNALDENLSDYGNEKRPRLRKKPKNERESYAVYEIDPTRPFTAKGIITNAEQPHYVPIYDYSSKNAYFNPKNLNGPNHDNKEAITDTIKQINTILNGYKVGDQLKLPIIAGKGNGAIGREMPQVIYASQHNDDAELLSSVHPYRSYIPDTNENFYSYSTMNGLKDGLSAVRKILYEKQRFGFVDPDKSFEYVSENFTGSPTDKTVLRETLKSDHKNEKFIADWSILKRISTKGENLPHPRTVLLSQKNRMKMKIPDTTKYIRLKDLLKAYDYLKEFSGNSKGRGDEVDAYVTVLNDMMITKNRMLRKYDWLGSTVKLRSAMMKLSSLLSSLENNERIHSSDLEMLKYIFLLHNRAKTELLSEIRMLYRSLNQHNIQNGFPRRPQAYSNGMVKQKAQSVFLDRNEVDELKDILGLLANSLYDLHDALKYISIVTKSNKQRWYENLEELYIRNTKKQLLEILVHIFANEFVDLVEEGLQNGANEDSKSYLIYHGEHVNNTVNIYLTLMKLLRKFIKLKIL; translated from the exons ATGTTCCTCGTAATATTATTTCTTATATCCGGTAAAGTTATCGTTGGAGGCGAAGATAGCGACGAATCTAAATACATTGACTTGCTTCCCGAAGAGGAGAAAGAGAACTTTCTCCAACGTATTGCTAAAAGGATACTCGAGGAAAACAATGTAGCGAATGCTGAAGCTAAAGTAAGCGGAGAATTACATGATGAACAGTTGGAGCAGCATGATGATTTCGTTAACAAAATCCTTAAAGAGGAAACTACGAATGCAAGACGTGACGAGGCAGACGACCAAGACGATGGATTTAAAGTAAAACCATTAGAAAGAGAAAGAAGATCAGATTTTAACGAAGAAGTGGTTTCGGGCAATGTCGCTGATACCAACGTAGACGGGAATATAGAATTATATGATGGCTCTAAGAACCATACTGTATCAGAAGAAAAAGACACAGATAGTAAAGAATCTGAAATAATCTTAATCAAGCCGTTACCAGAAGAAGACATTGCTAGCACTGATACTGTTAATTACAATTACGACGAAACAAATCAAACAACAGCTACTGATGACATGTTATCGACAACGTACGGTACACCCATAAAAATCACAGAAAAACCCGAGAtctttttaaatgaaacacacatatttttaaaaGCTAGATTAGACTCTAATTTAACAGTCGAGATATCGCAAGATAAAAATTTGACTTACCCAATAAATATTATAGAGGCGACTACGAATGATTTTCGTAATCCAACCATTACAGATGAAGGCGTGGAAGTAATTGCACAAGACACTCCGACTAACATAGACACAAATAATACAGTAACAGAGGCATCAGTTAGTCAAAGTGATAATAATTATAGCAGTATTCTTGTTAATAAAACTGACAGTATAGTTCTAAGTACCACTACAAATTCTACGGCAAATGATTCTGAAATAACTACTAATAATAACattgaatacaaaaataatctaaacGTTAAAAACAACGTAGAAAGATCTAGAGTCTCGCTGAGTTTTAGTAAAGACAATAAGGTGCTGAATGATGACATGAAAaccaaaaaagaaaattcagatgcagataataataataatgctttgGATGAAAATTTGAGTGATTACGGAAACGAGAAAAGACCACGCTTAAGAAAGAAACCGAAGAATGAACGAGAAAGTTATGCTGTGTATGAAATAG ATCCGACTCGACCATTCACCGCTAAAGGCATCATTACCAACGCGGAACAACCACACTACGTTCCGATATATGATTACTCATCGAAAAACGCATATTTCAATCCCAAGAACCTCAACGGACCGAATCACGACAACAAAGAAGCCATAACtgatacaataaaacaaataaatacaattctAAACGGATATAAAGTCGGAGATCAACTGAAATTACCCATAATTGCTGGGAAAGGAAACGGTGCTATTGGCAGAGAGATGCCGCAGGTTATTTACGCCAGTCAACACAACGATGATGCTGAGCTCTTGTCATCTGTCCACCCATACCGGAGTTACATTCCCGATACGAATGAAAACTTCTATTCGTATAGCACTATGAACGGCTTAAAGGACGGCCTTAGCGCCGTCAGGAAGATACTCTACGAGAAGCAACGCTTCGGTTTCGTGGACCCAGACAAGTCGTTTGAGTACGTAAGTGAAAATTTTACTGGTAGCCCTACCGACAAGACGGTATTGCGAGAAACACTTAAATCAGATCATAAGAACGAGAAATTCATCGCGGACTGGTCGATATTAAAACGAATCTCAACGAAAGGAGAAAATTTACCTCACCCAAGGACTGTTCTGTTGAGTCAAAAGAATAGAATGAAGATGAAAATTCCGGATACAACTAAATATATACGTTTGAAGGATTTATTAAAAGCTTATGATTATTTAAAGGAATTTAGCGGTAATTCAAAAGGTCGAGGCGATGAAGTAGATGCCTATGTTACAGTTCTGAACGATATGATGATCACTAAAAACAGAATGCTGAGGAAATATGATTGGTTAGGAAGTACAGTCAAACTGAGATCAGCCATGATGAAGCTGTCAAGTCTTCT GAGTTCGTTGGAAAACAACGAGCGGATACATTCGAGTGATCTTGAAATGTTAAAATACATATTCTTATTACACAATAGAGCGAAAACAGAACTATTATCCGAAATACGGATGCTGTATCGTTCGCTAAATCAACATAATATTCAAAATGGTTTTCCGAGGCGGCCACAAGCGTATAGTAATGGCATGGTGAAGCAAAAAGCACAGAGCGTGTTCTTGGATCGCAATGAGGTCGATGAATTGAAAGACATTCTGGGGTTATTGGCAAATTCTTTGTATGac CTCCACGACGCGTTGAAATACATTTCGATCGTGACAAAATCCAACAAACAGAGATGGTATGAGAACTTGGAAGAGCTATACATAAGGAATACTAAGAAACAATTACTAGAGATTCTCGTTCATATATTCGCGAATGAGTTTGTGGATTTAGTCGAAGAGGGCTTGCAAAATGGCGCCAACGAGGATTCGAAGAGCTACCTGATATATCACGGCGAGCACGTCAATAACACAGTCAATATTTACCTtactttaatgaaattattgcgAAAGTTTATCAAATTGAAGATTTTGTAA
- the LOC101740538 gene encoding uncharacterized protein LOC101740538, with amino-acid sequence MDKIISNLILILMCGGLVMSYDEIDVEADTNIMLKILRDMANQTKADTLNLPANATSIRENITDTFSCENRTYGYYADIDNDCQVFHVCLPTQTPSGRAVTYRYSFICPSETVFNQEVLTCTRPRDAIECEDSVLYYDLNEEIGKVPNKTEEQPPVNAQQPAKSSSQQKETETLPATNQRRTPNKRKQSLIIESLMKEVVNDDLRQKLIGFAEQHTDDIPDSPEIPEELGLEDGAAVSDEEAEGRIALERRVGRKLDRGSFRFRADA; translated from the exons ATGGACAAAATTATTTCGAAtttaatattgatattaatGTGCGGAGGCCTCGTGATGTCTTACGACGAAATAGACGTGGAAGCTGATACAAATATCATGCTCAAAATATTGAGG GACATGGCGAATCAAACAAAAGCTGACACTTTGAATTTGCCAGCGAACGCCACCTCTATCCGAGAGAACATCACCGATACCTTTAG ttGCGAGAACCGTACGTATGGTTATTATGCTGACATTGACAATGACTGTCAAGTGTTCCACGTGTGTCTACCGACTCAGACCCCGTCTGGACGAGCCGTCACGTACAGATACAGTTTTATTTGTCCATCCGAAACTGTGTTCAATCAG GAAGTTCTAACTTGCACCAGACCCAGAGACGCGATCGAATGCGAGGATTCTGTGTTATATTACGATCTAAACGAGGAAATAGGGAAGGTGCCGAACAAAACTGAAGAGCAGCCGCCTGTCAACGCCCAACAACCAGCGAAAAGCAGCAGTCAACAGAAGGAAACCGAAACCTTACCTGCTACCAACCAGAGGAGGACACCGAACAAACGGAAACAGAGCCTGATCATTGAAAGCCTCATGAAAGAGGTCGTCAACGATGACTTGAGACAGAAGCTAATTGGATTCGCTGAGCAGCACACTGATGATATACCAGATAGTCCAGAAATACCTGAGGAACTCGGGCTTGAGGATGGAGCAGCGGTTTCTGATGAAGAAGCCGAGGGGCGGATAGCTTTGGAGCGACGAGTGGGCAGGAAACTGGACCGAGGCAGTTTCAGGTTTAGGGCTGACGCTTGA
- the LOC101740401 gene encoding zinc finger protein 85 produces MTEEKSYCRLCAEATSNNQLLAAEDVDGINFKILKKMQWINVDVSNDLLPNAICFACFDSLERTWIFLHNVRAAQKKLAKIFSCDNNVHTTNEDVGRPVDCDWEVLTAANVKEESEVPTNNFENERAAEKKLAHILSCDNRVHTPNEDAGRPIDCEWEVLTAANVKEESDEPTNNFEDEMLIEINEIKIEKTSDIETDSDIPLLQTRVKKKKKKKKLKNIVHITSEDITWDDYTSLCANCDAQCMTIAALRSHSLEKHARCFVSKCLICAKISSNYRLLINHARSHNQMLNYHCEYCNKYIPSISELKKHRNTAHQHVYKTYCHNCGEKFDTPESLEDHMIAYSNSYKKCGRRSTKIRPHNLKCDMCSRDFKSLSNLIQHKKVHMERTRDFGCHKCGKMFFTKGALVNHLAIHEEVRPHKCEYCPLAFRARGNLQAHLVLHSGSKPFVCEQCGKSFRMKRHLKSHSIMHTDLMPYACEFCNKLFRFKTRLNLHLRQHTGAKPYNCIQCQRDFTNGSNFKKHMKRRHNIDISKKKKYTIVDKPDEKIESEEGKA; encoded by the coding sequence ATGACCGAAGAGAAAAGCTATTGCAGGCTTTGCGCTGAAGCGACTTCGAACAATCAGCTTTTAGCCGCTGAAGATGTCGAcggaataaattttaaaatattaaagaaaatgcAGTGGATAAACGTTGATGTTTCTAACGATTTACTACCGAACGCTATTTGTTTCGCGTGTTTCGACTCCTTAGAACGTACGTGGATATTTTTGCACAACGTCAGAGCGGCTCAAAAGAAATTGGCAAAGATCTTTTCTTGCGATAACAATGTGCATACAACGAATGAGGACGTTGGTCGACCTGTCGATTGCGACTGGGAGGTTCTGACCGCGGCCAACGTAAAAGAAGAATCCGAGGTGCCCACAAATAATTTCGAAAATGAAAGAGCCGCTGAAAAGAAATTAGCACATATCCTTTCTTGCGATAACAGAGTGCATACACCTAATGAGGACGCTGGTCGTCCTATCGATTGCGAGTGGGAGGTCCTGACCGCGGCTAATGTAAAAGAAGAATCCGACGAGCCCACAAATAATTTTGAAGATGAAATGCTCATAGaaatcaatgaaataaaaatcgagAAGACAAGTGACATTGAAACTGACAGCGACATACCATTGCTACAAACAAgggtgaaaaagaaaaaaaagaaaaaaaaactaaaaaacattgtacaCATTACATCGGAAGATATAACCTGGGATGATTACACGAGCCTCTGTGCAAACTGTGACGCCCAATGCATGACCATAGCAGCCCTACGATCACATTCTTTAGAGAAACACGCTCGTTGCTTTGTATCAAAATGTCTGATCTGTGCAAAAATATCTTCTAATTATCGTTTATTAATAAACCATGCCCGAAGTCACAATCAAATGTTAAATTACCACTGTGAATACTGCAATAAATATATACCGTCAATCAGTGAACTAAAGAAACATAGGAACACGGCACACCAACATGTTTACAAGACTTACTGTCACAATTGTGGTGAGAAATTTGATACGCCGGAATCTTTAGAAGATCACATGATCGCATATTCAAACTCTTACAAAAAATGCGGTAGGAGATCGACAAAAATTAGGCCTCACAATCTTAAATGTGATATGTGCAGCAGAGACTTCAAGTCATTAAGTAATCTAATTCAACACAAAAAGGTCCACATGGAACGAACCAGAGACTTTGGCTGTCACAAATGTGGTAAAATGTTCTTTACGAAGGGAGCCCTGGTGAACCATTTGGCGATTCACGAGGAAGTGAGACCGCACAAATGTGAGTACTGCCCTCTGGCCTTCCGGGCTCGGGGGAACCTGCAGGCCCACCTCGTGTTGCACTCAGGATCGAAGCCGTTTGTGTGCGAACAGTGCGGGAAGAGTTTCCGTATGAAGAGACACTTGAAATCTCATTCCATTATGCATACAGATTTGATGCCGTATGCATGCGAGTTCTGCAATAAATTGTTTAGGTTTAAAACAAGATTGAATCTGCATTTGAGACAGCACACCGGAGCCAAGCCCTACAATTGCATTCAGTGTCAAAGAGACTTCACGAACGGTTCAAATTTCAAAAAACATATGAAACGTAGACACAACATTGATATatcaaagaagaaaaaatatacaatagtaGATAAACCTGATGAGAAAATCGAAAGTGAAGAAGGAAAGGCTTGA